From Coffea arabica cultivar ET-39 chromosome 2e, Coffea Arabica ET-39 HiFi, whole genome shotgun sequence, the proteins below share one genomic window:
- the LOC140036257 gene encoding uncharacterized protein — protein MIKGMFWNVRGISKALTFRRLKKLIQMYSIQFLAICESRLQVGRAERYRCKLNFHGLLHNSVGSVLENYFDVIIGESSQHVSARLSHDHLPESQLVVSFVHTRCTTIEREELWAGLLSDSPASTAWLVGGDFNVISDADEKRGGRPFNPAKAMEFVQFISEVNLTDIGFSGARFTWCNNRHGGGEDLKTIRSGSSE, from the coding sequence ATGATTAAGGGCATGTTCTGGAATGTTCGGGGCATCTCTAAAGCTCTGACTTTTAGAAGACTTAAAAAATTGATTCAAATGTATAGCATTCAATTCCTAGCCATATGCGAGTCTCGGCTTCAGGTTGGGAGAGCTGAACGTTATCGCTGTAAGTTAAACTTTCATGGCTTGTTGCATAATTCTGTGGGTTCTGTcttagaaaattattttgatgtTATTATTGGAGAAAGTTCTCAACATGTGTCTGCTCGATTGTCCCACGATCACCTACCAGAGTCTCAACTCGTTGTTTCTTTTGTGCATACTCGGTGTACCACTATCGAGAGAGAGGAGCTTTGGGCTGGTCTATTGAGTGACAGCCCAGCTTCTACTGCATGGCTTGTTGGTGGCGATTTCAATGTAATTTCGGATGCCGATGAGAAAAGAGGCGGACGGCCTTTCAATCCTGCTAAAGCAATGGAATTTGTACAATTTATTAGTGAAGTGAATCTCACTGATATAGGTTTCTCTGGAGCAAGGTTTACATGGTGCAATAATCGACATGGTGGAGGCGAGGATTTGAAAACGATTAGATCGGGTTCTAGTGAATGA